In Desulfobacterales bacterium, the genomic stretch ACAATGGCCATGTCTCGGTTGTTTTGAAATTCTTTCAGATGTCTGCGGATCAGATACCGCAGCTTGTCCAGACTGGAATCCGCACGGTCGACTTCACTGCGGAACGAGTCAAACACCTGTTTGGTTTTATAGTTGAAAAACTGGACCAGAATATCGTCTTTATTTTTAAAATACAGGTAGATGGTGCCGTCGGCCACACCGGCTTCTTTGGCAATCTGAGCAACGGTCGATTGATGAAATCCCTGACGCGCAAATACCCTGATAGCCGCTTCAAGAATCTGAAAATATTTATGATTTTTTTCGGTCCGATCGTTAGCTGCCTTCACCTTACAATCCTTTCAAAAAATGAATGAATACTCATTCATTTTATCAGAGATTATTTCCCCCTGTCAAGCACAAAGTCGCAAAATTTTATGATATAATTATTATTTAATTACAAAGTTTTACACTAATAAAAGGAT encodes the following:
- a CDS encoding TetR/AcrR family transcriptional regulator, producing the protein MKAANDRTEKNHKYFQILEAAIRVFARQGFHQSTVAQIAKEAGVADGTIYLYFKNKDDILVQFFNYKTKQVFDSFRSEVDRADSSLDKLRYLIRRHLKEFQNNRDMAIVYQVETHQSSRLAEAQIREMSQMYRDLISEIIEQGQQEGAIRKDLYLGLVKRFIIGAVDEVINTWLHAEGEYDLVSMADPLVELFIRGIEQGPPASDK